From Scleropages formosus chromosome 1, fSclFor1.1, whole genome shotgun sequence, a single genomic window includes:
- the crfb2 gene encoding cytokine receptor family member b2, with product MTPPSWLLLFTSLLLASSGLCELPAPVNVSISSFGFIHILTWEPGPMSPSNLCYSVKVHIVINATWLRVPECQCVQTPRLCNLTKTFSDVWESYAVSVWAVLGDQNSSLVMLDPVVPISITHPDPPLVFVSECRDNLCVKLESPSGHLNHIYNKFTYKLTIENGSNSPLTKNTEGLKDVTLKNLDPGRNYCVTVSIKDKTARSIRQCAYLSSTYKTEILVIPSLVAMFCVLLFTLVYCRRFSLRTNLPDILLTVKSSSMLPLPLDYDKPACTWVVLGEAELPRRHQLAGGSDSEEENEQNVEGKVYRAVGSYEQRPKQPHHSGSQSDPSIIDLMTPHCSPKGSEHFLFCPAPVASNQVLFSDSQSLCVPLDDDCFISGSVGENGQILIDVPLQLSQVENAREQDCKLSSFLGLGRPELEPKDQNGSEVQEMKLCSDVNLFSVTLGKYKEEENETQENEDTLVLLCSPREYSVLPMATISDSCEDLYSEVEEDVIGCSGYMRR from the exons ATGACTCCACCGTCATGGCTGCTGTTGTTCACTTCTTTGCTCCTGGCCTCCTCAG GTCTGTGTGAGCTGCCTGCTCCAGTCAATGTGTCCATCTCCTCCTTTGGATTTATTCACATATTAACATGGGAACCAGGGCCAATGTCTCCTAGCAACCTATGCTACAGCGTAAAGGTTCATATTGTGAT AAATGCTACCTGGTTGAGGGTGCCAGAATGCCAGTGTGTGCAGACCCCGAGGTTGTGTAATTTGACAAAGACTTTTTCAGATGTTTGGGAGTCCTATGCTGTTTCAGTCTGGGCTGTCTTGGGGGATCAGAACTCTTCCTTGGTGATGCTCGATCCAGTCGTACCCATTTCGATAA ctCATCCAGATCCCCCTCTGGTTTTTGTGTCTGAGTGCAGAGACAACCTCTGTGTAAAACTGGAGTCTCCATCTGGCCATCTCAATCATATCTACAATAAGTTTACATACAAACTGACTATTGAAAATGGCAGCAATAGTCCTCTG ACAAAGAATACTGAAGGCTTAAAGGATGTGACATTGAAGAACTTGGACCCAGGCAGAAACTACTGTGTGACAGTCAGTATAAAAGATAAAACTGCAAGGAGCATCCGTCAATGTGCGTACCTCAGCTCTACATACAAAACAG AGATTTTGGTTATCCCTTCCCTTGTGGCGAtgttttgtgttctgctgtTTACCTTGGTTTACTGTAGAAGGTTCAGCCTGAGAACCAATCTTCCGGATATACTG CTTACGGTGAAATCTTCCAGTATGCTTCCACTTCCCTTAGATTATGACAAGCCTGCTTGTACCTGGGTGGTGTTAGGTGAGGCAGAGCTCCCCAGAAGGCACCAACTGGCTGGTGGGAGTGACAGTGAAGAGGAAAACGAGCAGAACGTGGAGGGTAAAGTGTACAGGGCAGTGGGAAGCTATGAACAACGTCCAAAGCAGCCCCATCACTCTGGAAGCCAGAGTGACCCCTCCATCATTGATTTAATGACCCCACACTGTTCCCCAAAGGGAAGTGAACATTTCCTCTTCTGTCCTGCGCCCGTGGCTTCGAACCAAGTACTTTTCTCGGACAGTCAGTCTCTTTGTGTGCCTCTTGATGATGATTGCTTCATTTCTGGGTCAGTTGGAGAAAATGGGCAAATTCTCATAGATGTTCCCCTTCAACTTTCACAAGTCGAAAATGCAAGGGAGCAAGACTGCAAATTATCATCATTTTTGGGCCTCGGAAGACCAGAGCTAGAACCAAAAGATCAGAACGGTTCAGAAGTGCAGGAAATGAAACTCTGTTCTGATGTGAACCTCTTTTCTGTGACTCTGGGAAAGTACAAAGAAGAGGAAAACGAGACACAGGAAAATGAGGACACTTTGGTCTTGCTGTGTTCCCCTAgagaatattctgttctccccaTGGCAACAATTAGTGACTCGTGTGAAGACCTTTACAGCGAAGTAGAGGAGGATGTTATAGGTTGTTCTGGGTACATGagacgttaa